A single region of the Brachypodium distachyon strain Bd21 chromosome 3, Brachypodium_distachyon_v3.0, whole genome shotgun sequence genome encodes:
- the LOC104584056 gene encoding uncharacterized protein LOC104584056 isoform X5, whose protein sequence is MTPSPPSSPALASPERRAAVARHGALAALVLRYQPSCRPARHDVEDRRSLLRHCHLRRNIEAPPSPGLQRHRRFLLFFGHRCCWGPEAVAFRQAREPRQDVQGDSPQLSQEPVAASKGGSAGGKIVCLAYSLVLGVECHTLCAQGIHQLQFY, encoded by the exons AtgacgccgtcgccgccctccAGCCCCGCCCTCGCATCCccggagcgccgcgccgctgtCGCGCGCCACGGCGCACTGGCCGCGCTCGTCCTTCGTTACCAGCCGTCGTGTCGGCCCGCGCGCCACGACGTCGAAGACCGCCGCTCCCTCCTTCGCCACTGCCATCTCCGGCGCAACATCGAAGCCCCTCCCAGCCCCGGCTTGCAGCGCCACCgacgcttcctcctcttcttcggcCACCGCTGCTGTTGGGGACCAGAAGCCGTGGCTTTTCGTCAGGCTCGGGAACCCCGGCAGGATGTACAAGGGGACTCACCACAAC TTTCACAG GAGCCGGTGGCAGCATCCAAAGGgggcagcgccggcggcaag ATTGTTTGCTTGGCCTACTCTTTGGTTCTAGGTGTTGAGTGTCACACTCTTTGTGCTCAAGGTATACACCAATTGCAGTTTTATTAG
- the LOC104584056 gene encoding uncharacterized protein LOC104584056 isoform X2, translating into MTPSPPSSPALASPERRAAVARHGALAALVLRYQPSCRPARHDVEDRRSLLRHCHLRRNIEAPPSPGLQRHRRFLLFFGHRCCWGPEAVAFRQAREPRQDVQGDSPQRNSGSSCSNSKKDSVSQEPVAASKGGSAGGKIVCLAYSLVLGVECHTLCAQAHGKNMAW; encoded by the exons AtgacgccgtcgccgccctccAGCCCCGCCCTCGCATCCccggagcgccgcgccgctgtCGCGCGCCACGGCGCACTGGCCGCGCTCGTCCTTCGTTACCAGCCGTCGTGTCGGCCCGCGCGCCACGACGTCGAAGACCGCCGCTCCCTCCTTCGCCACTGCCATCTCCGGCGCAACATCGAAGCCCCTCCCAGCCCCGGCTTGCAGCGCCACCgacgcttcctcctcttcttcggcCACCGCTGCTGTTGGGGACCAGAAGCCGTGGCTTTTCGTCAGGCTCGGGAACCCCGGCAGGATGTACAAGGGGACTCACCACAAC GTAACAGTGGCAGTTCATGTTCTAACTCCAAAAAAGATTCAGTTTCACAG GAGCCGGTGGCAGCATCCAAAGGgggcagcgccggcggcaag ATTGTTTGCTTGGCCTACTCTTTGGTTCTAGGTGTTGAGTGTCACACTCTTTGTGCTCAAG CACATGGTAAGAATATGGCGTGGTAG
- the LOC104584056 gene encoding uncharacterized protein LOC104584056 isoform X1 — protein sequence MTPSPPSSPALASPERRAAVARHGALAALVLRYQPSCRPARHDVEDRRSLLRHCHLRRNIEAPPSPGLQRHRRFLLFFGHRCCWGPEAVAFRQAREPRQDVQGDSPQRNSGSSCSNSKKDSVSQEPVAASKGGSAGGKVSRFGHGSVLLPPSHIKCLKFVQIWMYLCLKSV from the exons AtgacgccgtcgccgccctccAGCCCCGCCCTCGCATCCccggagcgccgcgccgctgtCGCGCGCCACGGCGCACTGGCCGCGCTCGTCCTTCGTTACCAGCCGTCGTGTCGGCCCGCGCGCCACGACGTCGAAGACCGCCGCTCCCTCCTTCGCCACTGCCATCTCCGGCGCAACATCGAAGCCCCTCCCAGCCCCGGCTTGCAGCGCCACCgacgcttcctcctcttcttcggcCACCGCTGCTGTTGGGGACCAGAAGCCGTGGCTTTTCGTCAGGCTCGGGAACCCCGGCAGGATGTACAAGGGGACTCACCACAAC GTAACAGTGGCAGTTCATGTTCTAACTCCAAAAAAGATTCAGTTTCACAG GAGCCGGTGGCAGCATCCAAAGGgggcagcgccggcggcaaggTGAGTCGGTTTGGTCATGGCTctgttctactccctccatcccatattaagtgtctcaaatttgtccaaatatggatgtatttatgcctaaaaagcgtctag
- the LOC104584056 gene encoding uncharacterized protein LOC104584056 isoform X4, translated as MTPSPPSSPALASPERRAAVARHGALAALVLRYQPSCRPARHDVEDRRSLLRHCHLRRNIEAPPSPGLQRHRRFLLFFGHRCCWGPEAVAFRQAREPRQDVQGDSPQRNSGSSCSNSKKDSVSQEPVAASKGGSAGGKIVCLAYSLVLGVECHTLCAQVLDSTW; from the exons AtgacgccgtcgccgccctccAGCCCCGCCCTCGCATCCccggagcgccgcgccgctgtCGCGCGCCACGGCGCACTGGCCGCGCTCGTCCTTCGTTACCAGCCGTCGTGTCGGCCCGCGCGCCACGACGTCGAAGACCGCCGCTCCCTCCTTCGCCACTGCCATCTCCGGCGCAACATCGAAGCCCCTCCCAGCCCCGGCTTGCAGCGCCACCgacgcttcctcctcttcttcggcCACCGCTGCTGTTGGGGACCAGAAGCCGTGGCTTTTCGTCAGGCTCGGGAACCCCGGCAGGATGTACAAGGGGACTCACCACAAC GTAACAGTGGCAGTTCATGTTCTAACTCCAAAAAAGATTCAGTTTCACAG GAGCCGGTGGCAGCATCCAAAGGgggcagcgccggcggcaag ATTGTTTGCTTGGCCTACTCTTTGGTTCTAGGTGTTGAGTGTCACACTCTTTGTGCTCAAG TTCTGGACAGCACATGGTAA
- the LOC104584056 gene encoding uncharacterized protein LOC104584056 isoform X3, protein MTPSPPSSPALASPERRAAVARHGALAALVLRYQPSCRPARHDVEDRRSLLRHCHLRRNIEAPPSPGLQRHRRFLLFFGHRCCWGPEAVAFRQAREPRQDVQGDSPQRNSGSSCSNSKKDSVSQEPVAASKGGSAGGKVDLTENEAREKVKKLQPMKTRRHGRTE, encoded by the exons AtgacgccgtcgccgccctccAGCCCCGCCCTCGCATCCccggagcgccgcgccgctgtCGCGCGCCACGGCGCACTGGCCGCGCTCGTCCTTCGTTACCAGCCGTCGTGTCGGCCCGCGCGCCACGACGTCGAAGACCGCCGCTCCCTCCTTCGCCACTGCCATCTCCGGCGCAACATCGAAGCCCCTCCCAGCCCCGGCTTGCAGCGCCACCgacgcttcctcctcttcttcggcCACCGCTGCTGTTGGGGACCAGAAGCCGTGGCTTTTCGTCAGGCTCGGGAACCCCGGCAGGATGTACAAGGGGACTCACCACAAC GTAACAGTGGCAGTTCATGTTCTAACTCCAAAAAAGATTCAGTTTCACAG GAGCCGGTGGCAGCATCCAAAGGgggcagcgccggcggcaag GTTGATTTGACTGAAAACGAAGCTCGCGAGAAAGTTAAGAAGCTACAGCCTATGAAAAC GAGGCGGCACGGGAGGACGGAGTAA
- the LOC104584056 gene encoding uncharacterized protein LOC104584056 isoform X6 has protein sequence MTPSPPSSPALASPERRAAVARHGALAALVLRYQPSCRPARHDVEDRRSLLRHCHLRRNIEAPPSPGLQRHRRFLLFFGHRCCWGPEAVAFRQAREPRQDVQGDSPQRAGGSIQRGQRRRQDCLLGLLFGSRC, from the exons AtgacgccgtcgccgccctccAGCCCCGCCCTCGCATCCccggagcgccgcgccgctgtCGCGCGCCACGGCGCACTGGCCGCGCTCGTCCTTCGTTACCAGCCGTCGTGTCGGCCCGCGCGCCACGACGTCGAAGACCGCCGCTCCCTCCTTCGCCACTGCCATCTCCGGCGCAACATCGAAGCCCCTCCCAGCCCCGGCTTGCAGCGCCACCgacgcttcctcctcttcttcggcCACCGCTGCTGTTGGGGACCAGAAGCCGTGGCTTTTCGTCAGGCTCGGGAACCCCGGCAGGATGTACAAGGGGACTCACCACAAC GAGCCGGTGGCAGCATCCAAAGGgggcagcgccggcggcaag ATTGTTTGCTTGGCCTACTCTTTGGTTCTAGGTGTTGA